From one Pan troglodytes isolate AG18354 chromosome 13, NHGRI_mPanTro3-v2.0_pri, whole genome shotgun sequence genomic stretch:
- the LOC107973908 gene encoding zinc finger protein SNAI1-like has product MPRSFLVRKLPDPDRKPSYSKLPDSNPEFTFQQPYHQDHLNSTALLPTLIWDAFLALQAQPTARASLQLRLPQESSKAAELTSLSDEDSGKGSQSPSPRSQPASSFSSTSASSLEAEADTTFPGLGQVCKQLAHVSEAKDSQFQKAFNCQYCNKECLSLGALKKHIRSHTLPFACETCGKAFSRPWLLRGHVRTHTGEKPFSCPHCNRAFADRSNLRAHLQTHLDVKKYQCQACARTFSRMALLHKHQESGCSGGPH; this is encoded by the coding sequence ATGCCGCGCTCTTTCCTCGTCAGGAAGCTCCCTGACCCTGATCGGAAGCCCAGCTACAGCAAACTGCCGGACTCGAATCCAGAGTTTACCTTCCAGCAGCCCTACCACCAGGACCACCTTAACTCCACTGCTTTGCTGCCAACACTCATCTGGGACGCTTTCCTGGCACTCCAAGCACAACCAACTGCCAGGGCCTCCCTCCAACTGAGACTCCCTCAAGAGAGTTCCAAGGCGGCAGAACTGACCTCACTGTCGGATGAGGACAGCGGGAAAGGCTCCCAGTCCCCCAGCCCACGTTCACAGCCTGCTTCGTCTTTCTCCTCCACTTCAGCTTCTTCCTTGGAGGCGGAGGCCGATACCACCTTCCCAGGCTTGGGCCAAGTGTGCAAGCAGCTGGCCCACGTCTCTGAGGCCAAGGATTCCCAGTTTCAAAAAGCCTTCAACTGCCAATACTGCAATAAGGAATGCCTCAGCCTGGGTGCCCTCAAGAAACACATCCGAAGCCACACGCTGCCCTTCGCCTGCGAAACCTGCGGGAAGGCCTTCTCCAGACCCTGGCTGCTGCGGGGCCATGTCCGGACCCACACTGGTGAGAAGCCCTTCTCCTGTCCCCACTGCAACCGTGCCTTCGCCGACCGCTCCAACCTGCGGGCCCACCTCCAGACCCACTTGGACGTCAAGAAGTACCAGTGCCAGGCGTGCGCTCGAACCTTCTCCCGAATGGCCCTGCTCCACAAGCACCAAGAGTCGGGCTGCTCAGGGGGCCCTCACTGA